In one Acidimicrobiales bacterium genomic region, the following are encoded:
- a CDS encoding alanine racemase: MRVGDLTTPALLVDAGLLEHNLATMAAALPGARLRPHVKAHKCTALAARQAAHGHVSFTCATTAEADGLARAGLGGDVLLANEVVDVGRLRALARTGARVTVAVDSAETITAASAAGVGEVVIDVNVGLPRCGCAPDAAGRLADTARAAGLVVRGVMGYEGHVVGLEDRAQRVAMVEEAMALLLRAHQDVGGELVSAGGTGTYDINRGATEIQAGSYALMDGAYDRLGLPFRPALTVLATVVSVSPSWAVADCGVKALGMDHGNPSIEGSAVWFCSDEHVTFAPGTALSVGDRVRVVPAHVDPTVAYHERMFLVDGDDVLEAWPVDLRGW, encoded by the coding sequence GTGAGGGTCGGCGACCTCACGACCCCGGCGTTGCTCGTCGACGCCGGCCTGCTCGAGCACAACCTGGCCACCATGGCCGCCGCCCTCCCCGGCGCCCGGTTGCGGCCCCACGTCAAGGCGCACAAGTGCACCGCGCTGGCGGCCCGGCAGGCGGCACACGGGCACGTCTCCTTTACGTGCGCCACCACGGCGGAGGCCGACGGGTTGGCGCGCGCCGGGTTGGGCGGCGACGTGCTCCTCGCCAACGAGGTGGTGGACGTCGGGCGGCTCCGGGCCCTCGCCCGCACGGGGGCGCGGGTGACCGTGGCCGTCGACTCCGCCGAGACCATCACCGCGGCCTCGGCCGCCGGTGTCGGCGAGGTCGTGATCGACGTCAACGTCGGGCTGCCGCGCTGCGGGTGCGCTCCCGACGCCGCCGGGCGGCTGGCGGACACCGCCCGGGCCGCCGGCCTGGTGGTGCGCGGGGTGATGGGCTACGAGGGCCACGTCGTCGGCCTCGAGGACCGGGCGCAGCGGGTGGCGATGGTGGAGGAGGCCATGGCGCTGCTCCTCCGGGCCCACCAGGACGTGGGCGGCGAGCTGGTGTCCGCCGGCGGGACCGGGACCTACGACATCAACCGCGGTGCCACCGAGATCCAGGCGGGCTCGTACGCGCTGATGGACGGCGCCTACGACCGGCTGGGCCTTCCCTTCCGCCCGGCCCTGACCGTGCTGGCCACCGTGGTCTCCGTGTCACCGTCATGGGCGGTGGCCGACTGCGGGGTGAAGGCGCTCGGCATGGACCACGGGAACCCGTCGATCGAGGGGTCGGCGGTGTGGTTCTGCTCCGACGAGCACGTCACGTTCGCTCCCGGCACGGCGCTGTCGGTGGGCGATCGCGTGCGGGTCGTCCCCGCCCACGTCGACCCGACCGTG